From Amycolatopsis sp. cg9, one genomic window encodes:
- a CDS encoding 3-hydroxyacyl-CoA dehydrogenase NAD-binding domain-containing protein — protein MKHAAVIGAGTIGLSWTALFAHHGLTVRVTDPRPDLAEAVTEALKTFAPHLGTTAAELASRVSIAEDVTESVKEADVVQENGPENVEFKKDLFKQLVEAAPEHALLLSSSSAIPSTAFTEEIDGSRVLIGHPFNPPHLIPLVEVVPGERTSDESVERAVEFYTSLGRTPVVERKEIPGFVGNRLQNALSREAIYLVEQGVVTPEELDRVITNSLGIRWATVGPFLGSHLGGGPGGYRHMAEHIGKSMKKMWAGLGTPSQSPEEQERLIEAVETAYGSSTYSDLAETRDRKQLAVLHAVEEN, from the coding sequence ATGAAGCACGCGGCAGTCATCGGTGCCGGCACCATCGGCCTGTCCTGGACGGCGCTGTTCGCCCACCACGGCCTGACCGTCCGGGTCACCGACCCCCGCCCGGACCTAGCCGAGGCCGTCACCGAGGCACTGAAGACGTTCGCGCCGCACCTGGGCACCACCGCCGCCGAGCTGGCGAGCCGCGTGAGCATCGCCGAGGACGTCACTGAATCAGTGAAAGAAGCGGATGTTGTGCAGGAGAACGGGCCCGAGAACGTCGAGTTCAAAAAGGACTTGTTCAAGCAGCTGGTCGAGGCGGCGCCGGAGCACGCGCTGCTGCTGAGCTCGTCGAGCGCCATCCCGTCGACGGCGTTCACCGAGGAGATCGACGGCAGCCGGGTCCTCATCGGACACCCGTTCAACCCGCCGCACCTGATCCCGCTGGTCGAGGTCGTCCCCGGCGAGCGCACCAGCGACGAGTCGGTCGAGCGGGCCGTCGAGTTCTACACCTCCCTCGGCCGCACGCCGGTCGTGGAGCGCAAGGAGATCCCCGGGTTCGTCGGCAACCGGCTGCAGAACGCGCTCAGCCGCGAGGCGATCTACCTCGTCGAGCAGGGTGTCGTGACGCCGGAAGAGCTCGACAGGGTCATCACGAACTCGCTCGGGATCCGCTGGGCCACGGTCGGGCCGTTCCTCGGTTCGCACCTCGGCGGCGGCCCCGGTGGCTACCGGCACATGGCCGAGCACATCGGCAAGTCCATGAAGAAGATGTGGGCCGGGCTGGGCACTCCCAGCCAGAGCCCGGAAGAGCAGGAACGGCTCATCGAAGCCGTCGAAACCGCTTACGGCTCCTCCACGTACTCGGACCTGGCCGAGACGCGCGACCGCAAGCAGCTCGCCGTTTTGCACGCAGTGGAGGAGAACTGA
- a CDS encoding acyl-CoA dehydrogenase family protein, with translation MEPLKDKLTADFYDFEALLADDERKLLVKAREFMTNDVKPLVNENWEAGTFPQELIGMFRESGLAGLPYEGYGEHKPAVSHLLTGMMAMEMSRTDASVATFFGVHNGLAMYSIYSGGSQEQRDRWLPEMAAMDKIGAFAMTEPLGGSDVAGGMRTTAQRQGDTWILNGAKKWIGNATFADYVVVWARDLADNHVKGFVVEKGTPGFVPEKIQGKTAFRIVENAEITLTDVRVPEANRLQGIDSFRDVAEILRATRGGVAWQALGVMIGAYEAALAYSQERTQFGRPIARFQLVQDLLVKSLGNITASWGMLVQLARLQDAGIFKDEQSSLAKAFVTSRMREVVAWSREIFGGNGIVLEYDVARFFADAEAIYSFEGTREMNTLIVGKAITGQSAFV, from the coding sequence ATGGAACCGCTCAAGGACAAGCTGACCGCCGACTTCTACGACTTCGAGGCGCTGCTCGCCGACGACGAGCGCAAGCTGCTCGTGAAGGCGCGCGAGTTCATGACGAACGACGTCAAGCCGCTGGTGAACGAGAACTGGGAAGCCGGCACCTTCCCGCAGGAACTCATCGGGATGTTCCGCGAAAGCGGTCTCGCCGGTCTGCCCTACGAGGGCTACGGCGAGCACAAGCCCGCCGTCAGCCACCTGCTCACCGGCATGATGGCGATGGAGATGAGCCGCACGGACGCGTCCGTGGCGACGTTCTTCGGTGTCCACAACGGACTCGCGATGTACTCCATCTACAGTGGCGGCAGCCAGGAGCAGCGCGACCGCTGGCTCCCCGAAATGGCCGCGATGGACAAGATCGGCGCGTTCGCGATGACCGAGCCGCTCGGCGGGTCCGATGTGGCCGGTGGCATGCGCACCACGGCGCAGCGGCAGGGTGACACCTGGATCCTCAACGGCGCCAAGAAGTGGATCGGCAACGCGACCTTCGCCGACTACGTCGTCGTGTGGGCCCGCGACCTGGCCGACAACCACGTCAAGGGTTTCGTCGTCGAGAAGGGCACGCCGGGCTTCGTGCCGGAGAAGATCCAGGGCAAGACGGCGTTCCGGATCGTCGAGAACGCCGAGATCACCCTGACCGACGTCCGCGTGCCGGAGGCGAACCGCCTGCAGGGCATCGACTCCTTCCGGGACGTCGCCGAGATCCTGCGCGCCACCCGCGGCGGGGTCGCCTGGCAGGCCCTCGGTGTGATGATCGGCGCGTACGAAGCCGCGCTGGCCTACTCGCAGGAGCGCACGCAGTTCGGCCGGCCGATCGCGCGGTTCCAGCTGGTGCAGGACCTGCTCGTGAAGAGCCTCGGCAACATCACCGCGTCGTGGGGCATGCTCGTGCAGCTCGCCCGCCTGCAGGACGCCGGGATCTTCAAGGACGAGCAGTCGTCGCTGGCCAAGGCGTTCGTCACCTCGCGGATGCGTGAGGTCGTCGCCTGGAGCCGGGAGATCTTCGGCGGCAACGGGATCGTGCTCGAATACGACGTCGCGCGGTTCTTCGCCGACGCCGAGGCGATCTACTCGTTCGAGGGCACGCGCGAGATGAACACCCTGATCGTCGGGAAGGCGATCACGGGACAGTCCGCGTTCGTGTGA
- a CDS encoding LCP family protein: MLLSSRGRRIGGRVAIGVVSTLVLAATGYAWTQLSKLDAGIVTADVIPPSAQIDEEDVVPGEPLEVAQNILLVGIDARTDAYGNPLPQNVLDALHAGSGDDGGDTTDTMIVVHIPAGGAAATAISIPRDSYVDIAGGYGKHKINSAYSRGKNASMSGLRAEGLSGAQLEVAANAAGAKTAIQTVEKFTGLTINHYAAINLAGFDALSQAVGGVEVCLKAPVHDSYSGADFAAGPQTLSGAQALAFVRQRHGLANGDLDRIARQQAFLSGMAKKVLNAGTFTDVSKLNSLVSAVQGAVVLDKGWDVLSFAQQLRGMTSGAIAFATIPVQSLSLQTPSDGDAVKVDPAQVQQFVRTAISTPAVQASGDDTTGGVKPVAATTTRTADSKQPATSAAAGCVN; the protein is encoded by the coding sequence GTGCTGCTGTCGTCCCGGGGGCGCCGCATCGGCGGGCGCGTGGCCATCGGCGTCGTGTCGACGCTGGTGCTCGCCGCCACCGGGTACGCGTGGACGCAGCTGAGCAAGCTGGACGCGGGCATCGTCACCGCGGACGTCATCCCGCCCTCGGCGCAGATCGACGAGGAAGACGTCGTTCCCGGCGAACCGCTCGAAGTGGCCCAGAACATCCTGCTCGTCGGGATCGACGCGCGCACCGACGCGTACGGCAACCCGTTGCCGCAGAACGTGCTCGACGCCCTGCACGCCGGGAGCGGGGACGACGGCGGGGACACCACCGACACGATGATCGTCGTGCACATCCCGGCGGGCGGCGCCGCGGCCACCGCGATCTCCATCCCGCGCGACTCCTATGTGGACATCGCGGGCGGGTACGGCAAGCACAAGATCAACTCCGCGTACAGCCGCGGCAAGAACGCTTCGATGTCCGGTTTGCGCGCCGAGGGGCTGAGCGGCGCGCAGCTGGAGGTCGCGGCGAACGCGGCGGGCGCGAAGACGGCGATCCAGACCGTGGAGAAGTTCACCGGGCTGACGATCAACCACTACGCGGCCATCAACCTCGCCGGGTTCGACGCGCTTTCGCAGGCGGTCGGCGGCGTCGAGGTCTGCCTCAAGGCGCCGGTGCACGACAGCTACTCGGGCGCGGACTTCGCGGCCGGGCCGCAGACGCTGTCCGGGGCGCAGGCGCTCGCGTTCGTCCGGCAGCGCCACGGCCTGGCCAACGGCGACCTCGACCGGATCGCGCGGCAGCAGGCGTTCCTGTCCGGGATGGCGAAGAAGGTGCTCAACGCGGGCACGTTCACCGACGTGTCGAAGCTGAACTCGCTGGTCAGCGCCGTGCAGGGCGCGGTGGTGCTGGACAAGGGCTGGGACGTCCTGAGCTTCGCGCAGCAGCTGCGGGGCATGACGTCGGGCGCGATCGCGTTCGCCACCATCCCGGTGCAGAGCCTGTCGCTGCAGACGCCGTCCGACGGCGACGCGGTGAAGGTCGACCCCGCGCAGGTCCAGCAGTTCGTGCGCACGGCGATCAGCACGCCCGCGGTGCAGGCTTCGGGCGACGACACGACCGGCGGCGTCAAGCCGGTCGCGGCGACCACCACCAGGACGGCGGACAGCAAGCAGCCGGCGACCAGTGCGGCCGCCGGCTGCGTGAACTAG
- a CDS encoding SDR family NAD(P)-dependent oxidoreductase: MSGTVLVLGGRSEIGLALAKRLVSGDTRRFVLAARPGADLTAEVAALREAGAKSVETADFDADDLAAHGPFLEKVAAEHGPLETVVLAFGILGDQARAETDAAHAAAVVHTDYVAQVGVLTHAANLLRAQGHGNLVVFSSVAGIRVRRANYVYGSAKAGLDGFASGLADALHGSGVHLLLVRPGFVIGRMTDGMAPAPFSSTPDQVAEATAAALRRGRGVVWVPGVLRPVFFAMRLLPRAIWRRMPR, encoded by the coding sequence GTGAGCGGAACGGTGCTGGTGCTCGGCGGACGCAGTGAAATCGGGCTGGCCCTGGCGAAACGCCTGGTCAGCGGGGACACCCGGCGGTTCGTGCTGGCCGCGCGGCCGGGCGCGGACCTGACCGCGGAGGTCGCCGCGCTGCGGGAGGCCGGCGCGAAGAGCGTCGAGACCGCGGACTTCGACGCCGACGACCTCGCCGCCCACGGCCCGTTCCTGGAGAAGGTGGCAGCCGAGCACGGTCCCCTGGAGACGGTGGTGCTCGCCTTCGGCATCCTCGGCGACCAGGCCCGCGCGGAGACCGACGCGGCCCACGCCGCGGCGGTCGTGCACACCGACTACGTCGCCCAGGTCGGCGTGCTGACCCACGCCGCGAACCTGCTGCGCGCCCAGGGCCACGGCAACCTGGTGGTGTTCTCGTCGGTGGCCGGGATCCGCGTGCGCCGCGCGAACTACGTCTACGGCTCGGCCAAGGCCGGTCTCGACGGCTTCGCGAGCGGACTCGCGGACGCGCTGCACGGCTCGGGCGTCCACCTGCTGCTGGTCCGCCCGGGCTTCGTGATCGGCCGGATGACCGACGGCATGGCACCGGCGCCGTTCTCGAGCACCCCGGACCAGGTGGCCGAGGCGACGGCGGCCGCGTTGCGCCGGGGTCGTGGGGTCGTCTGGGTGCCGGGAGTGCTCCGCCCGGTGTTCTTCGCGATGCGTCTCCTGCCGCGCGCGATCTGGCGCCGGATGCCGCGCTGA
- a CDS encoding RNA polymerase subunit sigma-70 gives MGRTPDFETLVERHRREIQVHCYRMLGSLSDAEDLAQETFLRAWKARDGFEGRASVRTWLYRIATNACLDVLARRPRRVLPDQLGPAGEPDGPIAAADLPWLEPYPDRLLDGAAPDDAVVDRETIELAYLAALQHLPPRQRAALVLRDVLGWPAKETAAALETSVASANSALQRARTTLRERLPARRAEWPAGDPTAEEAALLKRFIAAYENGDPGAVARLLREDAQAIMPPYTLWFASRASIVRALSLSMDPASPHCVGRFRMRPVRANRQPAVATYLRRPDEDGFRWFGVSLLTVEAGLITAMAAFESVPAAAWGLPEAWPGEHDGPGSR, from the coding sequence GTGGGTCGCACTCCGGACTTCGAGACGCTCGTCGAACGGCACCGCCGGGAGATCCAGGTGCACTGCTACCGGATGCTCGGCTCGCTGAGCGACGCCGAAGACCTGGCGCAGGAGACGTTCCTGCGGGCGTGGAAGGCCCGCGACGGCTTCGAAGGCCGGGCGAGCGTGCGCACCTGGCTGTACCGGATCGCGACGAACGCGTGCCTCGACGTGCTCGCCCGCCGCCCCCGGCGGGTGCTGCCCGACCAGCTCGGGCCGGCCGGGGAGCCGGACGGCCCGATCGCGGCCGCCGACCTGCCGTGGCTCGAGCCGTACCCGGACCGGCTGCTCGACGGGGCCGCGCCGGACGACGCCGTGGTCGACCGGGAGACCATCGAGCTCGCCTACCTCGCCGCCCTCCAGCACCTGCCGCCCCGGCAGCGGGCCGCGCTCGTCCTGCGCGACGTGCTCGGCTGGCCGGCGAAGGAGACGGCGGCGGCGCTGGAGACGAGCGTGGCTTCGGCGAACAGCGCGCTCCAGCGGGCGCGGACGACGCTGCGTGAACGCCTGCCCGCGCGCCGTGCCGAGTGGCCGGCCGGCGACCCGACAGCCGAGGAAGCGGCGCTGCTCAAGCGGTTCATCGCCGCGTACGAGAACGGCGACCCCGGCGCGGTCGCGCGGCTGCTGCGCGAGGACGCCCAGGCGATCATGCCGCCCTACACGCTGTGGTTCGCCAGTCGCGCCTCGATCGTCCGGGCGCTGTCGCTCTCGATGGACCCGGCGTCGCCGCACTGCGTCGGGCGGTTCCGGATGCGGCCGGTCCGCGCCAACCGCCAGCCCGCCGTGGCCACCTACCTGCGGCGGCCGGACGAGGACGGCTTCCGGTGGTTCGGCGTCAGCCTGCTGACGGTCGAAGCCGGGCTGATCACGGCGATGGCCGCGTTCGAGTCGGTGCCGGCCGCCGCCTGGGGACTGCCCGAAGCGTGGCCAGGTGAGCACGATGGGCCCGGGTCGCGCTGA